The genomic stretch AGAATCTATGAATTTTTCAAATGGTGTCCTCCCATTCATACCTTTACCATTATGAGGTCTAAAAAAGTTCCACGTATTCTGCCACTTTTGAGCTCGTTGAATAAAGTCATTTTGTTTTTACATCTTTCGGCATGAATCATTAAAAAATATTTGTCATCTGCTCCATGTGAAATTTCAATTAATCCCATAAGATGTTTTACTCTTGTTGCAATGTCTATCATGTTCCGCTCATAGCAAGGTAAATTGTGTTTTTTCATACATTAATATACCTCTTCAGGAAGATTGTCTTTATCTAAAAGATGTTTTGTATCAAGTTGAAATTCAGAAAATGGAATGAGTGTTTCATAATCGTACAAACTTCTTTCACCCTTTTTGTCTTTCTTGATTTTCTTGGTATAGTATTTCTTTTGAGAATAGACTTTATTGTATTTTCGCTTATTTTAATACCATATTTTCTGAGCAGGTAAAGAGACAAACATCTGTATCAGAAGATAGTTCTTTTAGATTCCTCGATAATGAGATTTTCAAGTTCAGTAGAAAGTTTTCTGGGGCAAGTTTTAGGTTTTCTTGATTTATCCTCAAGGGGACCATATATTGCTCTTCTGACAGTATGCCTTGATATACCTAATATTTTAGCAGTTCTTGATACGTTTTTGTTATTATTTTCAAACACTTTTCGGATTAATTCCCTTGCTTTTTCGGAAGATATTTTTCTCATTTCATGATATGATATAATATTTATAGTAGGCTGTCCTCCTATCCTGGTTAGTTTTTTGATTTTTCTTTTGGATGGGAGATTACACTTTTTAATTAATATTCATGTCAGGATGGAGGCAGCCTCAATTCTTTTTATGAGTTTCTCCTTACTATTTTCGCACATTCTTTCGCTGTGGTAAATATCTTTACACCTATTCGAGTGAGTATTCGAGTTTATCACAAATTTTTTTAATTGCACAATTAATTTAACCATAGTATAATAAAAAGTAAGAAAATGTGTAAATTTATTTGCAAAAGGTTCACAAAAATATATGAAAAATATTCGAGGGGGTACAGGTGATTGAATAAATTAGAAAAATTCATAAAAGAAAATGTGGGAATGTTGGTAGGCGGAGCTTTAGCTCTTATTTTGATTCTGTTTATTTTAGAAGTTGGAATTGTCAAAGCTATACTGATAACAGTAGTTGTCATTGTTGGAATAATATTAGGTAAAAAGTTTATAACGTATGATAAAATAAGAGATCTTCTGAAAGATAAGAATTAAAATAACCGAAAGTTTAAATAGAGGGGTAGGTGTATCAGAGTGAAAATCTTAATTGTGGATGATGCTGTTTTTATACGAAAGGTTTTAAGGGGAATATTGCAAGAATTAGGAGAAGAAGTAGTGGGAGAAGCTTCAAGTGGAAATGAAGCTTTAAGAATGGTTAAAGAATACAGACCTGATGTAGTGACTTTAGATATTACTTTGCCGGATATGAGTGGATTAGAACTCTTAAAAAAGATAAAAGAAATTTCATCCTCTACGCAGGTTGTAATGATTACAGCAATTAGTAATCATGAGGTTGTAAAAGAGGCGATGAAAGTTGGAGCAACAAATTATATCACAAAACCATTTTCCCGTGAAAAAGTTGAAGAGGTTCTGAAGAAAGTAGAAAAAAATATTCAAGCGTTGTCTCAAATTGAAAAAAATATGACTGACGAGAAAAGTATAAGTCAGAATGAATTAAGTCAAGCAAGAGTTGAAACACTTGGTGTAGAGAATGAAAGCAAAAATGAGGAAGTTGCTAAAATAGATAAATTGGTAAAAGTTGAAAGCGAAGAAAGTAAAAGTAAAATTGATACAACTGAAATTTTAAATATTTCAGAATTGACCCAAGATCTCTCAGAAAAAAGAAATGAAACAAATAATCAGCAAGAAATCAGCGAAAAAGTTTCAGATTTAATAGAGACAGAGGTAGGTGTGTCAGATGAGTTTCTTGAGGATGAAAAAGAAGGAAGTACTACAGCTGTTTTTTACGACGAAGACAAAGGTGAGGAGTTAGAAGTTGGTGTTGTAACTAATATAGAATTTGAGCAGAAGGGTGGAGAAGATATTCTTTCAATTTGTATAAATAAAGAATTAGCTTACAATGTAGGGAGAATGAAATTAGGGAATGGAATAATAGTTACTCTCGAAGAATGTTTTGTATTGTCGAGTGTCAAACATGAATATATATTTGAGAATAGTCTTATCGAGAAAGTTGAAGTAAAGGAAATAAATGAGAATGCATACGTTATGATTTTTACTAAAGCTAAAAAATTTGATATACGTGAAAGGGAAGGAAAGATATCGATAGTTTTCAAAAAGAGCAAAGGAGTTATTTCTTACAATAAAAATAACAAATTCATAATGATAGATAATGTGCTACCTTCTAATATTCAAGTAGATACTGTTTCCGAGAAAGAATACATCATTAGAATATCCACTAAGGATGTTGTATATAACGAGGGAGAAACTAAAGTAGAGGATTTAATAGTAGACAGATATACAGTAGAGAAGAGTGCAAACGGATATGATGTGAAAATTGTTTTATATAAGGAAGCAAGATATGAAATTATTGAAGGAAGAACATCGGTTGGAATAAAATTTGTGGAAGTAAATATTTTGAAAGATGTGGTAGTACATCATTCTGAACAGGAAACATTAATAGAACTTGTGACAAACTCAAATAATGTACCTGTAGTGTTAGAACATGATGCAGAGAATGGTGTTGCTTATGTATATTTGCAAGGTTATAATGTATCAAAGTCGTTACTTGAGAAAAACTTTGAATTTGAAGAGGAGTATCTTGAAAGCCTTAAAATAGTTGAAGAAAGGGAGAAGGGACAGTCGTATCTTGTTATTTATTCACCAGTAAAAAGAATTTCAGTAGTAAAAGAAAAAGGCAAGACATTTATTTCGATAAAGCCTAAAAAAGCTTTTATACTCTATAATGTGTTTCAGGAATGCATTGTATTTCAAAACATACTTCCTGAAGAAATTGAAATTAACCATAACCAGATTCAAAACACAATCGAGTTTCAAGTTAATAACAAATATGTGATTTTATTGAAAGACCCTATTTTAGACAAAGAAGAATATAATACATTTAGTTCCATAAAAGTAGAGAAAACAGGGATGAAATATATAGGAACAATTGTTCTTAAAAGCAAGAGCAAAATTGAAGTTGCGTTGTCGAATGATAAAAATTCGACAAATCTATTTGTTATTCCATATAAAAAGTTGAATAAAATCAAAGCATTTGAATATGAAGGAAGTGGTCCTAAGACATTTTTAACTCTCAAGGGTGAAGGAGAAATAAAATATATTGCAGAAAGGGACAAAGAAAAAGGTGCTGTTACAATAAGAGTTTTAACTGCTTCATTGTGCAACATTGAACAGCCAATAGTTGAGTTCAGAGAGGGCTGTATTGAACGTATAGAGTTTTATGAGCAGGAGGAAGATGTTGTAATAAATGTTTATAGTAAAGCAGAGGATTTTGATGTAAGGTTGGAAAATTCAGATATAATTGTTGAGTTTGAAGCACAAGTTGTAACATTTACTCCAGTTATTGAAGATTATATGGTTGTATTTGAATTGCCTTTGATAAATTATGATGATATAGATATTGAAAAAAATGAAGAAAATAACATGTTGGTTGTTAAAGTGAATAGGAGAGATATATATATAGAAAAAGGGATCAAGTATTTACAAACCGGGATTGTCAAAAGGTATCAAGTAGTTCAGGAAAATGGTTATAAACTATTAATTGATACTACTGACGAGATTAGATACTCTTTAGAAAGGAAAGAGAATAACGTATTATTTGTAATAGAAAAATGCCCTGTTCTTGAAAAGGTTGAAGTTAATGAACAAAGTGATGAACTGGTACATGTTAGTTTGTATTTTAACAGAGGAGGAATTAAACCTCAGAAGATTGAAAAAATTGACGGTAGACTTGAAATCTTGTTAGGAGAAGTATTAACTAAGGATAAAAATATTGTTTGGAATACCGAATCAAGGAGAATTGTTAGAAATATCGACTATATAATTAACGAAAAAGTGCTTGTCTTATCCATAGAACATGCTTATGCATTGTGGCAAATAATCGCAGAAAACAATGTTATAAAACTTACTTTTGAGGTGAAACACTGTGAAATTTTAATAGAAGATGAATATATTAAAATACAAAATGTTGAAAGTGATAAAGTGCAAGTCTTGAAATTTGAAGACAATGGTTTACTGATTGTAATAGTACCACAGAATGCAGCTTTTCTAACTTCTAATTCCATCAAATTTAACTCAGAAAATGTTTTATATACTGCAGTTGAGCAAGACATAAATCAAACAGTTTGGAAAATTTACGTTTTATACAAATTGAACATGACATTTGAGTCAGAAATCAGCAATAATGACGTAATAATAAAAGTGAATACAAAGAGAAACGATTTTGTGGGGAGAGAGTTAGAAGCAGAAAGAAATTAAGAAAAAGAGGGGAGATTATTTTGCCAAGAGAAAGAAAGAGAATTGGAGATGTTTTAGTAGAGGCAAAGATAATTACACCTCAGCAACTGGAAGAAGCACTTAAAATTCAAAAGCAGACCAATAAAAAATTGGGAGAGATACTGGTTGAGAAAGGTTATATAACAGAAGATGAGTTAATAGAGATTTTAGAGTTTCAGTTAGGGATACCGCACATAAAATTAGATGTATATCCGATTGATCCTAAGGCAGTTGAAACGATTTCTGAGTCGATTGCACGAAGGCATACCGTTTTGCCGGTAAGTTTTGCTGAAGATGGAAGCCTGATTGTGGCAATGGCCGACCCGCTCAACATATTTGCTATGGAGGATATTGAGATTTATTCAGGCAAAAGAGTACGACCACGAATCGCCAAGGCATCCGATATTAAACGTGCAATTGAAAGGTTCTATGGTAAGCAAGAAGCTTTAAAAGCAGCTGAAGAGTTGCAAAAAGAAAGTAGCGAAAAGGACAGCCAAGCCAAAAGAGCTACTGTTACGCCTCGATTCCAGCTTGGTTTGGAAGACGGAACAGAAGGACCTATTGTAAGACTTGTCAATTCGATTTTTGAACAAGCTATTACATCGCGTGCAAGCGACATTCACATTGAACCGTTTGAGAACGAGATAAAAGTCAGATACAGAATAGATGGTGTATTGTATGATGTCTTGAAGTTAGATATTGGGATATTGCCATCACTGGTGGCAAGAATTAAGATTGTAGGTAATATGGACATTGCAGAAAAGAGGATACCACAGGATGGACGAACAACTTACATTTTTTCGGATAAGATTTATGACATGAGAATCTCATCTTTGCCCTGTGTGTATGGCGAAAAGATTGTTGTGCGTGTGATAGACAAAAGTGCATTTGTGCGTTCTAAAGCTGAGCTTGGCTTGACTGAAGAGGACGAAGAGAAATTTAACAAGCTGATTGCTGCGCCACATGGAATAATCTTGGTATGTGGTCCTACCGGTAGTGGTAAATCTACTACGCTTTATACTATTTTAAACGAACTTAATACAGGAACACGCAACATAATAACTGTTGAGGATCCTGTCGAAAGTACCATAGAAGGTATTAATCAAGTAGAGGTCAATACCAAAGCAGGGCTAACATTTGCAGCGGCGCTGAGATCAATCTTGCGACAGGACCCAGATATAATTATGATTGGTGAGATCCGAGACAGAGAGACAGCTGACATGGCAATCAGGGCTGCTATTACAGGACATTTAGTGTTGTCAACCATTCATACAAATGATGCAGCAAGTGCAATTACAAGGTTGGTTGACATGGGGATAGAAAACTTTTTGATAAGCTCGTCGTTGGTAGGAGTAATATCACAGAGATTGATAAGAAAACTATGTCCATACTGTAAAGAGCCTTATGAGCCATCAGAGGAAGAAAAAATTCTTCTTGACATAAAGCAAGATGAGAATGTAAAATTATACAGAAAGAGAGGATGTCATATATGTGATAAAAAAGGTTACTATGGTAGAACAGGTGTATATGAAATTCTGATTGTGACAAAAGAGTTGAGAAAACTTATAAACAAAAAAGATGTCAGCAGTGAGGAGATAAAGGAACTTGCTGTCAAACAGGGGATGAAGACACTGCGACAAGCTTGCAAAGAGAGAGTTTTGAATGGAATTACATCAGTTGAAGAATATCTTAAGATTACTTATGCACTTGAATAGTATTATGAGTAAGTACAAGAGGGGAGATTAGGGGAAGGAGGAAGCAAATACTCATGGATATTAATTCAATTCTCAAAGAAGCATTTCTCAAGGAGGCTTCAGAT from Caldicellulosiruptor kronotskyensis 2002 encodes the following:
- a CDS encoding response regulator; this encodes MKILIVDDAVFIRKVLRGILQELGEEVVGEASSGNEALRMVKEYRPDVVTLDITLPDMSGLELLKKIKEISSSTQVVMITAISNHEVVKEAMKVGATNYITKPFSREKVEEVLKKVEKNIQALSQIEKNMTDEKSISQNELSQARVETLGVENESKNEEVAKIDKLVKVESEESKSKIDTTEILNISELTQDLSEKRNETNNQQEISEKVSDLIETEVGVSDEFLEDEKEGSTTAVFYDEDKGEELEVGVVTNIEFEQKGGEDILSICINKELAYNVGRMKLGNGIIVTLEECFVLSSVKHEYIFENSLIEKVEVKEINENAYVMIFTKAKKFDIREREGKISIVFKKSKGVISYNKNNKFIMIDNVLPSNIQVDTVSEKEYIIRISTKDVVYNEGETKVEDLIVDRYTVEKSANGYDVKIVLYKEARYEIIEGRTSVGIKFVEVNILKDVVVHHSEQETLIELVTNSNNVPVVLEHDAENGVAYVYLQGYNVSKSLLEKNFEFEEEYLESLKIVEEREKGQSYLVIYSPVKRISVVKEKGKTFISIKPKKAFILYNVFQECIVFQNILPEEIEINHNQIQNTIEFQVNNKYVILLKDPILDKEEYNTFSSIKVEKTGMKYIGTIVLKSKSKIEVALSNDKNSTNLFVIPYKKLNKIKAFEYEGSGPKTFLTLKGEGEIKYIAERDKEKGAVTIRVLTASLCNIEQPIVEFREGCIERIEFYEQEEDVVINVYSKAEDFDVRLENSDIIVEFEAQVVTFTPVIEDYMVVFELPLINYDDIDIEKNEENNMLVVKVNRRDIYIEKGIKYLQTGIVKRYQVVQENGYKLLIDTTDEIRYSLERKENNVLFVIEKCPVLEKVEVNEQSDELVHVSLYFNRGGIKPQKIEKIDGRLEILLGEVLTKDKNIVWNTESRRIVRNIDYIINEKVLVLSIEHAYALWQIIAENNVIKLTFEVKHCEILIEDEYIKIQNVESDKVQVLKFEDNGLLIVIVPQNAAFLTSNSIKFNSENVLYTAVEQDINQTVWKIYVLYKLNMTFESEISNNDVIIKVNTKRNDFVGRELEAERN
- a CDS encoding GspE/PulE family protein translates to MPRERKRIGDVLVEAKIITPQQLEEALKIQKQTNKKLGEILVEKGYITEDELIEILEFQLGIPHIKLDVYPIDPKAVETISESIARRHTVLPVSFAEDGSLIVAMADPLNIFAMEDIEIYSGKRVRPRIAKASDIKRAIERFYGKQEALKAAEELQKESSEKDSQAKRATVTPRFQLGLEDGTEGPIVRLVNSIFEQAITSRASDIHIEPFENEIKVRYRIDGVLYDVLKLDIGILPSLVARIKIVGNMDIAEKRIPQDGRTTYIFSDKIYDMRISSLPCVYGEKIVVRVIDKSAFVRSKAELGLTEEDEEKFNKLIAAPHGIILVCGPTGSGKSTTLYTILNELNTGTRNIITVEDPVESTIEGINQVEVNTKAGLTFAAALRSILRQDPDIIMIGEIRDRETADMAIRAAITGHLVLSTIHTNDAASAITRLVDMGIENFLISSSLVGVISQRLIRKLCPYCKEPYEPSEEEKILLDIKQDENVKLYRKRGCHICDKKGYYGRTGVYEILIVTKELRKLINKKDVSSEEIKELAVKQGMKTLRQACKERVLNGITSVEEYLKITYALE
- a CDS encoding DUF2273 domain-containing protein, with protein sequence MNKLEKFIKENVGMLVGGALALILILFILEVGIVKAILITVVVIVGIILGKKFITYDKIRDLLKDKN